One Acetonema longum DSM 6540 DNA window includes the following coding sequences:
- a CDS encoding lactate utilization protein codes for MDDFKAWSNEALGTKAVAALEKNNFAAAYVKTKEEAIEKILAMIPANATVGVGGSWTINELDLSHTLEKKGHTVYDHNRPGLSPDEALRLRRQELTCGVFLTGTNAITLDGKLVNVDGSANRVAAMMFGPEQVIVIAGVNKIVRDTEEAERRIQTYAAPMNNKRLNRPNPCTTTGICMDCQGPTRICNVTTILRKRPSLTKMHIFIIGEQLGF; via the coding sequence ATGGACGATTTTAAAGCCTGGTCCAACGAGGCCCTGGGAACTAAGGCGGTTGCTGCCCTGGAGAAGAATAATTTTGCGGCTGCCTACGTAAAAACTAAGGAAGAAGCTATCGAAAAAATCCTGGCCATGATTCCGGCCAATGCCACAGTGGGAGTCGGCGGGTCCTGGACGATTAATGAGCTGGACCTGAGCCACACTCTGGAGAAAAAGGGCCATACCGTATACGATCATAACCGGCCCGGACTGTCGCCGGACGAAGCCCTGAGACTGCGGCGGCAGGAACTCACCTGCGGCGTTTTTCTCACCGGCACCAATGCCATCACCTTAGACGGCAAACTGGTGAATGTGGACGGCTCGGCCAACCGGGTGGCAGCTATGATGTTCGGACCGGAACAGGTCATCGTCATTGCCGGGGTGAATAAGATCGTGCGTGATACGGAAGAAGCCGAACGGCGCATCCAAACTTACGCCGCACCTATGAACAACAAGCGCCTAAACCGCCCCAATCCCTGTACCACCACTGGCATCTGTATGGATTGCCAGGGTCCTACCCGTATCTGTAATGTGACCACCATACTGCGGAAAAGGCCTTCCCTGACCAAAATGCACATCTTTATCATAGGAGAACAACTGGGCTTTTAA
- a CDS encoding zinc ribbon domain-containing protein codes for MSPIISFIILALAAYWVYNDSREKGNDFWTSLLWAFGTFAFLIITLPLYLIFGRKRKVQPAAQPEVIDVESVPVEERMICPMCGGTVKEDFVVCPYCANTLKPKCASCGAELQREWRECPNCNAPAPEK; via the coding sequence ATGTCTCCAATAATCAGCTTTATCATCCTAGCACTGGCAGCCTATTGGGTATATAACGATTCCAGGGAGAAGGGCAACGACTTTTGGACATCCCTTTTGTGGGCTTTCGGCACATTTGCCTTCCTCATCATCACTCTGCCGTTGTATCTGATTTTTGGCCGGAAACGGAAAGTTCAACCGGCTGCCCAACCGGAAGTCATTGACGTGGAGTCTGTTCCGGTGGAAGAACGGATGATCTGTCCCATGTGCGGCGGCACTGTAAAGGAAGACTTCGTTGTCTGTCCCTATTGCGCCAATACACTAAAGCCCAAATGCGCATCCTGCGGCGCCGAACTGCAGCGGGAATGGAGAGAATGTCCCAACTGCAATGCCCCGGCTCCTGAGAAATAA
- a CDS encoding phage/plasmid primase, P4 family, which yields MKGVDEYYNARINHAAGIGCSAAVGSLAAKAAARQEKPDKVPYNPKSGRQASIKNPATWGTYEEALSLCSREGMAGVGFVFKENDPYCGIDIDNCLNERGEISTEAAAIVRELDSYTEVSPSGNGLHILVKAALSSTAWHKQKGVIAGGDIEMYSTGRYFTVTGKRWPGSPADVNHRGEEIAQIQARYAGQEQPKAAEPDQDFDLSAYLPDEEVLRRARAAKDGEKFTRLYDRGDTSLHGGDDSAADLALCLLLAFWTQNPEQIDRLFRESKLFRDKWDAPRGDCTYGEITIKTALRRQTARYDPNFRQVPVDVQELQRLFAATPMADRLSDMGNSARFAAMFKDAFRYCPTLGPWLVWDGCRWQADDTGAVMAAADDCVIATAQVAAAQDDPDKRGKWLSFAAKNEALAKRQAMVTGAQHLPALAARQDQFDQNSWLFNCLNGTLDLKTGALMPHNPSDYITKIAPVNYDPSAECPRFMQFLTEVFPDDMGLGIGNTELISFVQRLAGYALAGVTTEQILCIAHGSGANGKSTLINLLADIMGDYATTTPTDAFLMQKGQKPTHDLAALRGARFVIASETQEGKRLDEPLIKQLTGGDKIAARFLYKASFTYSPQFLIVLLTNHMPRAKAEDGALWRRIRLLPFEVKFESVARDNNLAEKLKQEMDGVFRWMVEGCLRWQKEGLGEPEEVTRATAQYREENDSLGDWIAERCELDAKATARTTELRDDYQRYNGWRRIEPKIFTQMLKARDFKVKISHGISKAYGIRLKPAGVDDFLTEDQESES from the coding sequence GTGAAAGGAGTTGATGAATATTACAATGCACGAATCAACCATGCCGCAGGAATTGGTTGCTCTGCCGCAGTGGGTAGCCTGGCAGCCAAAGCAGCGGCCAGGCAAGAAAAGCCGGATAAAGTGCCCTATAATCCAAAGTCGGGCAGGCAAGCATCTATCAAAAATCCGGCAACTTGGGGGACGTATGAAGAAGCTTTATCCCTGTGTTCAAGGGAGGGTATGGCCGGTGTAGGGTTTGTATTTAAGGAGAATGACCCTTACTGCGGCATAGACATTGACAATTGCCTAAATGAGCGGGGGGAGATCAGCACAGAAGCGGCGGCCATAGTCCGCGAGTTAGACAGCTATACCGAGGTTTCCCCCAGCGGCAACGGGCTGCATATTCTCGTTAAGGCTGCCTTATCAAGTACTGCCTGGCACAAACAGAAGGGCGTGATTGCCGGCGGGGATATTGAAATGTACAGCACCGGCAGATATTTCACTGTTACCGGTAAGCGCTGGCCGGGTTCGCCGGCTGATGTTAACCACAGGGGGGAAGAGATTGCCCAGATACAAGCCCGGTATGCCGGCCAGGAACAGCCTAAAGCGGCGGAGCCAGACCAGGACTTTGATTTAAGCGCATACCTGCCTGATGAGGAAGTACTCAGGAGAGCGAGAGCTGCCAAAGACGGGGAAAAGTTTACCCGGCTGTATGATCGGGGCGATACCTCCCTGCACGGGGGCGATGATTCGGCAGCAGATTTAGCCCTGTGTTTATTACTTGCCTTCTGGACGCAGAACCCGGAACAGATTGACCGGCTATTCCGGGAGTCTAAACTGTTCCGGGATAAATGGGATGCGCCACGCGGCGATTGCACATACGGCGAAATAACCATAAAAACAGCATTGAGAAGACAAACAGCCCGGTATGACCCTAACTTTCGGCAGGTGCCGGTGGACGTGCAGGAGCTGCAGAGGCTATTCGCCGCTACGCCGATGGCAGACCGCCTGTCTGACATGGGAAACAGTGCCAGGTTCGCGGCCATGTTTAAAGACGCCTTCCGTTATTGCCCCACATTAGGCCCCTGGCTTGTCTGGGATGGCTGCCGGTGGCAGGCAGATGATACCGGGGCAGTCATGGCAGCGGCGGATGATTGCGTAATAGCAACAGCGCAGGTTGCCGCCGCTCAGGATGATCCAGATAAAAGGGGCAAGTGGTTATCCTTTGCGGCCAAAAATGAAGCACTGGCCAAAAGACAAGCCATGGTAACAGGGGCGCAACATTTGCCGGCACTGGCGGCCAGACAGGATCAATTCGATCAGAACTCTTGGCTGTTTAACTGCCTGAACGGGACGCTAGACTTGAAAACCGGAGCGCTGATGCCGCATAACCCCAGCGATTACATAACAAAAATAGCGCCGGTTAATTATGATCCCAGCGCTGAGTGTCCAAGGTTTATGCAGTTCTTGACGGAGGTATTCCCAGATGATATGGGCCTGGGCATTGGTAATACCGAGTTGATTTCATTCGTGCAGAGGCTGGCCGGATATGCCCTGGCTGGGGTTACGACAGAGCAGATACTGTGCATTGCACATGGTTCAGGGGCCAATGGCAAAAGCACATTGATCAACCTACTTGCTGATATCATGGGCGATTACGCTACAACCACTCCAACGGACGCTTTTCTGATGCAGAAAGGACAAAAACCCACGCATGACCTGGCGGCTTTACGTGGGGCGCGGTTCGTGATAGCCAGCGAGACGCAGGAAGGCAAGCGGCTAGATGAACCACTGATTAAACAGCTTACCGGCGGAGATAAGATTGCGGCGCGGTTTCTCTATAAAGCTTCATTCACCTATTCGCCACAGTTTCTGATTGTCCTGCTTACCAACCATATGCCACGAGCCAAAGCAGAGGATGGCGCCCTTTGGCGGCGGATCAGACTGCTGCCCTTTGAGGTTAAGTTTGAGAGCGTGGCCAGGGATAACAACCTGGCAGAGAAGCTGAAGCAGGAGATGGACGGGGTTTTCCGCTGGATGGTTGAGGGCTGCCTGCGGTGGCAGAAGGAAGGACTGGGGGAGCCGGAGGAAGTCACCAGGGCAACCGCTCAATATCGGGAAGAAAACGATTCTTTAGGCGATTGGATTGCAGAACGCTGTGAACTCGATGCTAAAGCAACTGCCAGAACTACCGAACTGCGGGATGACTACCAGCGTTATAACGGC